The following proteins are co-located in the Rheinheimera salexigens genome:
- the cmoA gene encoding carboxy-S-adenosyl-L-methionine synthase CmoA, with the protein MQKDSIYAAPLGEVQDFRFDDQVADVFPDMIQRSVPGYHTIIQTIGKLTAKYQQPDSLYYDLGCSLGAATLAMRRNLTAENCKIISVDNSSAMVERCERHLQSFRSDVPVDVQLADIRHIDISNAAVVVINFTLQFLPKTDRDQLIQQIYNGLKPGGLLILSEKFIHSQTTENELLIDLHHDFKRANGYSELEVSQKRTALENVMQPDTLQQHARRLSQAGFSQQTVWFQCFNFCSMLAIKS; encoded by the coding sequence ATGCAAAAAGACTCAATTTACGCCGCACCCCTAGGTGAAGTTCAAGATTTCCGCTTTGACGACCAAGTTGCCGATGTATTTCCGGATATGATCCAACGCTCTGTGCCGGGTTATCATACTATTATCCAAACCATCGGTAAGTTAACGGCAAAATACCAACAGCCTGATAGTTTATATTATGATTTAGGCTGCTCGTTGGGCGCGGCAACCTTAGCCATGCGCCGCAATCTCACGGCCGAAAATTGTAAAATAATATCGGTTGATAATAGTAGTGCTATGGTTGAACGTTGCGAACGCCATTTGCAGTCATTTCGTTCTGACGTCCCTGTTGACGTGCAATTAGCCGATATTCGGCATATCGACATTAGCAATGCCGCAGTGGTGGTTATCAACTTCACGTTACAGTTTTTACCTAAAACCGATCGCGATCAATTAATCCAGCAAATTTATAACGGCTTAAAACCAGGTGGTTTATTAATTTTATCGGAAAAGTTTATTCATTCTCAAACCACAGAAAACGAACTACTTATTGATTTGCATCATGATTTTAAACGCGCTAATGGTTATAGCGAGTTAGAAGTCAGTCAAAAACGGACTGCCTTAGAAAATGTGATGCAACCTGATACCTTGCAACAACATGCCCGTCGTTTAAGCCAGGCCGGTTTTAGCCAGCAAACAGTTTGGTTTCAATGTTTTAACTTTTGCTCGATGCTGGCTATTAAATCTTAA
- the cmoB gene encoding tRNA 5-methoxyuridine(34)/uridine 5-oxyacetic acid(34) synthase CmoB produces the protein MINFNAFYAQLATNRLAPWLETLPAQLALWAKQALHGDFKQWQKALAQLPDTTPSLIDLKSSVTFGRDTDLTSGQAPRIQHVLQQLKPWRKGPFDLHGIEIDTEWRSDFKWQRILPHITPLKQRYVLDVGCGSGYHLWRMRGEGAEFVVGIDPSQLFYAQFNAIKHFNPDPQVNLLPIGIDDMPPLQQFDTVFSMGVLYHRRSPLDFLQQLKQQLRPGGELILETLVIEGDANTVLVPTDRYAKMRNVWFIPSCAALILWLERLGFSNVKVVDINQTTLDEQRKTSWMDTESLIDFLDPNDHSKTIEGYPAPLRAVITANS, from the coding sequence ATGATTAATTTTAATGCGTTTTATGCCCAACTGGCGACAAACCGTTTAGCGCCCTGGTTAGAAACCTTACCGGCGCAACTTGCACTGTGGGCAAAACAGGCCTTACATGGCGACTTTAAACAGTGGCAAAAAGCCTTAGCCCAATTACCTGATACCACGCCATCTTTAATTGACTTAAAGTCTAGTGTGACTTTTGGTCGTGATACCGATTTAACCTCTGGTCAAGCACCGCGCATTCAACATGTGCTGCAACAATTAAAACCCTGGCGTAAAGGTCCGTTTGATTTGCATGGTATCGAAATTGATACTGAGTGGCGCTCAGATTTTAAATGGCAACGTATTTTGCCCCATATCACACCACTCAAGCAGCGCTACGTGTTAGATGTCGGCTGTGGTAGTGGCTATCATTTATGGCGCATGCGCGGTGAAGGCGCAGAATTTGTGGTGGGTATTGACCCTTCACAGCTTTTTTATGCCCAATTTAATGCTATTAAACACTTTAATCCCGACCCACAGGTGAATCTGCTGCCCATTGGTATTGATGATATGCCGCCTTTACAGCAGTTTGATACGGTGTTTTCGATGGGTGTGTTATACCACCGCCGTTCACCACTGGACTTTTTACAGCAATTAAAACAGCAATTACGTCCTGGAGGCGAGCTAATACTGGAAACGTTAGTGATAGAGGGCGATGCCAATACAGTATTAGTCCCCACCGATCGCTATGCTAAAATGCGTAATGTCTGGTTTATTCCTAGTTGTGCTGCTTTAATACTGTGGTTAGAGCGCTTGGGCTTTAGTAATGTAAAAGTAGTAGATATTAACCAAACGACGTTAGACGAACAGCGTAAAACCAGTTGGATGGACACTGAAAGTCTGATTGATTTTCTGGATCCAAATGATCATAGTAAGACCATAGAAGGCTATCCGGCTCCCTTACGTGCCGTGATTACCGCCAATAGCTAG
- the purM gene encoding phosphoribosylformylglycinamidine cyclo-ligase, with product MSEQKTSLSYKDAGVDIDAGNALVDRIKGAVKRTRRPEVMGGLGGFGALCQIPAGYKEPVLVSGTDGVGTKLRLAMDLKRHDGVGIDLVAMCVNDLIVQGAEPLFFLDYYATGKLDVETAAAVVNGIAEGCVQSGCALVGGETAEMPGMYHGEDYDIAGFCVGVVEKAEIIDGTKVKAGDQLIAIASSGPHSNGFSLVRKVLEFSGQSTEIQLEGKTVADHLLEPTRIYVKNVLQLIKQLPIHALCHITGGGFWENIPRVLPADTKAIIDGKSWQWPAIFNWLQQQGNISQHEMYRTFNCGVGMIAVVPAEQLQPALDLLTAAGETAWHLGEIQTATADDELVIINE from the coding sequence GTGAGCGAGCAAAAAACATCTTTAAGCTACAAAGACGCCGGAGTAGATATTGACGCAGGTAATGCCTTAGTTGATCGTATTAAAGGTGCGGTAAAACGTACTCGTCGCCCTGAAGTTATGGGTGGCTTAGGCGGCTTTGGCGCTTTATGCCAGATCCCTGCTGGCTATAAAGAGCCAGTGTTAGTCTCAGGCACCGACGGTGTGGGTACTAAACTACGCTTAGCCATGGATTTAAAACGTCATGACGGTGTGGGTATTGATTTAGTGGCCATGTGTGTCAATGACTTAATCGTGCAAGGTGCTGAGCCATTATTCTTCCTCGATTACTATGCTACTGGCAAATTAGATGTTGAAACTGCTGCTGCCGTTGTTAATGGTATTGCCGAAGGTTGTGTTCAGTCTGGTTGTGCTTTAGTCGGCGGTGAAACGGCTGAAATGCCTGGTATGTATCATGGCGAAGATTACGATATTGCTGGCTTTTGTGTTGGTGTAGTTGAAAAAGCCGAAATTATAGATGGCACTAAAGTAAAAGCGGGCGATCAACTTATCGCGATAGCCTCTTCTGGTCCTCACTCCAATGGTTTTTCATTAGTCCGTAAAGTATTAGAATTCAGTGGCCAAAGCACTGAGATCCAACTTGAAGGCAAAACTGTTGCCGACCATTTACTTGAGCCTACCCGTATTTATGTCAAAAACGTGCTGCAATTAATTAAGCAATTGCCTATCCACGCTTTGTGTCATATCACGGGGGGTGGTTTTTGGGAAAATATTCCTCGGGTATTACCCGCAGATACTAAAGCCATTATCGATGGTAAAAGTTGGCAGTGGCCTGCTATATTTAATTGGTTACAGCAGCAAGGCAATATTAGCCAACACGAAATGTACCGCACCTTTAACTGTGGTGTTGGCATGATCGCGGTGGTGCCAGCAGAGCAATTACAACCTGCTTTAGACTTATTAACCGCAGCCGGTGAAACGGCATGGCACTTGGGTGAAATTCAAACTGCTACTGCAGATGATGAATTGGTTATTATTAACGAATAA
- the purN gene encoding phosphoribosylglycinamide formyltransferase codes for MKSIVVLISGNGSNLQAIIDACSKGYIQGEVKAVIANKDSAYGLTRASEAGIPTAVLSHIGAASRESYDQKLIQSIEQYQPDLVVLAGFMRILTPEFVKHFDGRLLNIHPSLMPKYPGLHTHQRAIDAKDTEHGSSVHFVTDQLDGGPVILQAKVPIFPDDDITSLAERVHEQEYRIYPLVIRWFCQNRLQQRADQAWLDGNLLKTNGYANDEDDN; via the coding sequence ATGAAATCAATAGTCGTACTGATTTCTGGCAATGGCTCTAACCTGCAGGCGATTATTGATGCCTGCAGCAAGGGTTATATTCAGGGTGAAGTAAAAGCAGTAATTGCTAATAAAGACTCTGCATATGGCTTAACTCGCGCCAGCGAAGCCGGCATCCCAACTGCGGTACTTAGCCATATTGGCGCTGCCAGCCGAGAAAGCTATGATCAAAAACTTATTCAATCTATTGAACAATATCAACCTGACCTTGTCGTACTAGCAGGTTTCATGCGTATTTTAACGCCTGAATTTGTTAAACATTTTGATGGTAGATTACTTAATATTCATCCGTCGTTAATGCCTAAGTATCCTGGTTTACACACCCATCAGCGAGCCATAGACGCAAAAGACACTGAACATGGTAGCAGTGTGCATTTTGTAACAGACCAGCTAGATGGCGGCCCAGTGATATTACAAGCTAAAGTGCCTATTTTTCCAGACGATGACATCACTAGCCTCGCCGAGCGGGTACATGAGCAAGAATACCGTATATATCCGTTAGTTATACGCTGGTTTTGCCAAAATCGTTTACAACAACGCGCTGATCAGGCATGGTTGGATGGTAATTTACTCAAGACTAATGGGTATGCCAATGATGAAGATGATAACTAA
- a CDS encoding DUF3108 domain-containing protein yields the protein MMKMITKTKWRQLASFFLLSATITWPAVAATLDSFNADYIVYRAGKKHGEANRYLKQNGTEYEFGYSSAIKWLLFSDKRSETSHFTIVDNQIKPSQYVMERSGTGPNRHYELHLDHDKLQLAVGKKRQPKPLKWQDDLLDLISYQLQLSLDLQAGKTEFSYTVLNKNGNAKVYNYKVIGEELLPLPYGNTRTLRIARVEDSANSDKQIYAWVAPDLNYMLVRLWRGEDNVEQFDVQLHTLTLEPSTAEPKTAEPTPDNTTEVTLP from the coding sequence ATGATGAAGATGATAACTAAAACAAAATGGCGCCAGTTGGCGTCATTTTTCCTCCTTTCAGCCACTATTACCTGGCCAGCCGTTGCTGCGACATTAGATAGTTTTAATGCCGATTATATTGTTTATCGTGCTGGCAAAAAGCATGGTGAAGCCAATCGTTATTTAAAACAAAATGGTACTGAATACGAGTTTGGTTACAGCAGTGCTATAAAATGGTTATTATTTTCAGATAAACGTAGCGAAACGTCTCATTTTACGATTGTAGACAATCAAATAAAACCTAGCCAATATGTTATGGAGCGCTCAGGTACAGGGCCAAATAGGCATTATGAGTTACATTTGGACCATGACAAACTACAACTCGCTGTAGGCAAAAAAAGGCAACCGAAACCACTAAAATGGCAAGATGATTTGCTGGATTTAATTAGCTATCAACTGCAGCTAAGCCTTGACCTGCAAGCCGGCAAAACAGAATTTAGTTATACCGTACTAAATAAGAATGGTAATGCTAAGGTCTATAACTACAAAGTGATTGGCGAAGAACTCTTGCCACTGCCTTATGGCAATACTCGCACCTTGCGTATCGCTAGAGTCGAAGACAGTGCTAATAGCGATAAACAAATTTATGCTTGGGTCGCCCCTGATTTAAACTATATGTTAGTACGTTTATGGCGTGGCGAAGATAATGTTGAGCAATTTGATGTCCAATTGCATACCTTAACTTTAGAGCCTTCAACAGCAGAGCCGAAAACTGCAGAGCCGACACCTGACAACACAACTGAAGTTACCCTGCCTTAA
- the fadE gene encoding acyl-CoA dehydrogenase FadE, with product MDAVILSVVLIAAIAILAYNRASLTLFTAVIAAVLVVGNLLDIIGIVPWIIFALIALPLNIASIRQRYLTKPLLGLYRKIMPEMSRTESEAIDAGTTWWESDLFRGNPDWLKMHNFPKPRLSAEEQAFLDGPVEELLAMIDDWHITHERTDLTPEVYQYLKDHGFFAMIIKKEYGGLEFSAYAQSCVLQKLTSKSMVLSSIVGVPNSLGPGELLQHYGTEEQKNHYLPRLAKGLEVPCFALTSPEAGSDAGAIPDKGIICKGEWEGKEVIGMRLTWDKRYITLAPIATVLGLAFKLYDPEQLIGEEKDLGITCALIPTSTEGVKIGRRHFPLNVPFQNGPTQGDNIFVPLDYIIGGIDMAGQGWRMLVECLSVGRAITLPSNSTGGIKAVALATGAYSRIRRQFKIPIGKMEGIEESLARIGGYAYMADASTVMSVGAIDLGEKPSVISAITKYHMTERMRQAITDAMDIHGGKGICMGPNNYLARGYQGAPVAITVEGANILTRNMIIYGQGAIRCHPYVLAELEAAQLDDELAAVTAFDKALFGHIGFAISNFFRTFWLSLTGGIFSNAPYNDATAKYYKQMNRFSASLALMSDVAMATLGGDLKRRERISARLGDILSMLYLTSTVLKRYQDEGRKIDDLPFVQWACEDNMYRAQLALSELFDNFPNRIIAAVLKRIVFPWGRTLRKPSDQVEHNVSRIMQTPSEARSRLGHHMYLKNEPLNLLGRMEQVLLDVLAAEPIFDKVSKASGKRLPFYRLDEVATLGLELGVITAAEAEILRTAETGRLFAINVDDFAAEDLAADKSLTQQGLGANETDKVA from the coding sequence ATGGATGCTGTTATTTTATCGGTGGTTTTAATCGCCGCAATTGCCATACTGGCTTACAATCGTGCTAGTTTAACTCTTTTTACTGCAGTTATCGCGGCAGTGCTTGTTGTCGGTAATCTGCTAGATATTATCGGCATAGTGCCATGGATAATATTTGCCCTTATTGCCCTGCCATTAAATATTGCTTCTATTCGTCAGCGATATTTAACGAAACCTTTACTGGGTTTATATCGCAAAATTATGCCTGAAATGTCCCGCACAGAAAGCGAAGCTATCGACGCTGGTACTACTTGGTGGGAAAGCGATTTATTTCGTGGCAATCCTGATTGGCTTAAAATGCATAATTTTCCTAAGCCACGCTTAAGTGCAGAAGAACAGGCATTCTTAGATGGCCCTGTTGAAGAGTTATTGGCCATGATTGATGATTGGCATATCACCCATGAACGTACCGATTTAACTCCAGAAGTGTATCAGTACTTAAAGGATCACGGTTTCTTTGCCATGATCATTAAGAAAGAATATGGCGGTTTAGAGTTCTCTGCTTATGCCCAATCTTGTGTGCTACAAAAGCTCACTAGTAAAAGTATGGTGTTATCAAGCATTGTCGGCGTACCTAACTCATTAGGCCCAGGTGAGCTATTACAACATTACGGAACTGAAGAACAAAAAAATCATTATTTACCCCGTTTAGCCAAAGGCTTAGAAGTGCCTTGTTTTGCTCTAACCAGTCCAGAAGCCGGTTCAGATGCGGGTGCCATTCCTGATAAAGGTATTATCTGTAAAGGTGAATGGGAAGGTAAAGAAGTAATAGGTATGCGCCTGACATGGGATAAACGCTATATCACGTTAGCCCCTATTGCTACGGTATTAGGCTTAGCCTTTAAACTATATGACCCTGAGCAATTAATCGGTGAAGAAAAAGATTTAGGCATTACTTGTGCTTTAATTCCTACTAGCACTGAAGGCGTGAAAATTGGCCGCCGCCACTTTCCACTAAACGTCCCCTTCCAAAATGGTCCTACCCAAGGTGACAATATCTTTGTACCCCTAGATTATATTATCGGTGGTATTGATATGGCTGGCCAAGGTTGGCGTATGCTGGTGGAATGTTTATCAGTAGGCCGAGCGATTACGTTACCATCAAACAGTACCGGTGGCATTAAAGCCGTAGCTTTAGCCACGGGTGCCTATTCACGTATTCGTCGCCAATTTAAAATACCTATCGGTAAAATGGAAGGTATTGAAGAGTCATTAGCCCGTATTGGTGGTTATGCTTATATGGCAGATGCCTCTACGGTAATGTCTGTCGGTGCCATAGACTTAGGCGAGAAGCCTTCTGTTATCTCGGCTATTACTAAATACCACATGACAGAACGCATGCGCCAAGCCATTACCGATGCCATGGATATTCATGGTGGTAAAGGTATCTGCATGGGACCAAATAACTATTTAGCTCGTGGTTATCAAGGTGCGCCCGTTGCCATTACGGTTGAAGGTGCCAATATTCTTACCCGTAACATGATCATTTATGGTCAAGGTGCCATTCGCTGCCATCCTTATGTATTAGCTGAGTTAGAAGCGGCACAATTAGATGATGAACTTGCGGCAGTTACTGCGTTTGATAAAGCCTTATTTGGTCATATTGGTTTTGCTATTAGCAACTTCTTCCGTACTTTCTGGTTATCATTAACCGGCGGCATTTTTAGCAATGCACCTTACAACGATGCAACGGCTAAATACTATAAACAAATGAATCGTTTTAGTGCATCGTTAGCCTTAATGTCAGACGTGGCTATGGCTACGTTAGGCGGTGATTTAAAACGCCGTGAACGTATTTCTGCCCGTTTAGGTGATATTTTAAGTATGTTGTATTTAACCTCAACTGTACTTAAGCGTTACCAAGATGAAGGCCGTAAAATAGACGATTTACCTTTTGTGCAATGGGCTTGTGAAGACAATATGTACCGGGCACAGTTAGCGTTAAGCGAGTTATTTGATAACTTCCCTAATCGCATTATTGCCGCGGTATTAAAGCGTATCGTGTTCCCTTGGGGCCGTACATTACGTAAACCTTCAGATCAAGTTGAGCATAACGTATCGCGCATTATGCAAACCCCTAGCGAAGCTCGCTCACGTTTAGGTCATCATATGTATCTGAAAAACGAGCCTTTAAACTTATTAGGCCGCATGGAGCAAGTACTGCTAGATGTATTAGCGGCAGAGCCAATATTTGATAAAGTGTCTAAAGCCAGTGGTAAGCGTTTACCGTTCTATCGTTTAGATGAAGTGGCAACATTAGGCTTAGAGCTTGGCGTTATTACAGCTGCTGAAGCTGAAATACTGCGCACTGCCGAAACAGGTCGCTTATTTGCCATTAACGTCGATGATTTTGCAGCTGAAGATTTAGCAGCGGATAAAAGCTTAACCCAGCAAGGTTTAGGCGCCAATGAAACCGACAAGGTTGCCTAA
- a CDS encoding ABC transporter transmembrane domain-containing protein has product MASMRRSAKQPQTTRQAHATSLKQTLALLWPYLWQFKFRVTLAILALIAAKSALLLMPLALKHIVDSLDGAQSKIIIVPVAILIAYGALRFAGVFFGEVRDALFGRITEHAMRQLGLRVFNHLHSLELAFHLDRQTGGISRDIERGTNGLSFLMRFLMFNIAPTLFEIAAVTIIFATLFSPLYSLITLFAVAVYIFFYCSNNRMAQ; this is encoded by the coding sequence ATGGCCAGTATGCGGCGATCAGCTAAGCAACCTCAAACAACTAGACAGGCACATGCCACTTCGTTAAAGCAAACATTGGCCTTATTGTGGCCTTATTTATGGCAATTTAAATTTCGGGTTACTTTAGCTATTTTAGCGCTGATTGCCGCTAAATCAGCGTTGCTATTGATGCCTTTAGCCTTAAAGCACATTGTCGATTCGTTAGATGGAGCGCAAAGTAAAATTATTATTGTGCCGGTTGCCATACTTATTGCATACGGAGCGCTGCGTTTTGCGGGGGTGTTTTTTGGTGAAGTGCGTGATGCCTTATTTGGCCGTATTACCGAACACGCCATGCGCCAATTAGGCTTAAGAGTATTTAATCATCTGCACAGTTTAGAATTAGCTTTTCATTTAGATCGACAAACCGGTGGCATTAGCCGTGATATAGAACGCGGTACTAATGGCTTAAGTTTTTTAATGCGCTTTCTAATGTTTAATATCGCGCCGACTTTATTTGAAATTGCAGCTGTTACTATTATTTTTGCCACCTTATTTTCACCGTTATATAGCCTGATAACTCTGTTTGCTGTGGCGGTGTATATCTTTTTTTACTGTAGTAATAACCGAATGGCGCAATAA
- a CDS encoding ABCB family ABC transporter ATP-binding protein/permease, giving the protein MLWRCISFFTVVITEWRNKYTREANQADNTTNSRAIDSLLNYETVKYFNNEQYEARTYDKFLANWEQARLKNRLSLLALNSGQALIIAGAITALMWLAASQVVEKQLTLGDLIMVNAYIIQLFIPLNFLGFVYREIRRALTDLENMLGLLMRQPKIKDDQNATELSITKAAIRFDNVDFAYDSKRPIIQKLSFDIPAGHKVAIVGASGAGKSTISRLLYRFYDLDNGQISIDQQNIKTTTLDSLRKTIAIVPQDTVLFNSSIRENIRYGFPDATEQDIDTAIDLAHLRKFITSLPQGDATLVGERGLKVSGGEKQRIAIARAILKRAPILIFDEATSALDSTAEQAILSAMRDVARNHTSLVIAHRLSTITDADNIIVLKQGQLVEQGSHQQLLQLQGEYARMWQLQQQQQSR; this is encoded by the coding sequence TTGCTGTGGCGGTGTATATCTTTTTTTACTGTAGTAATAACCGAATGGCGCAATAAATACACCCGCGAGGCGAATCAAGCCGACAACACTACTAACAGCCGCGCTATCGACAGCTTATTGAATTATGAAACGGTAAAATATTTTAATAACGAACAATATGAAGCCCGCACCTACGATAAATTTTTAGCCAACTGGGAGCAGGCTCGGTTAAAAAACCGTTTAAGCTTACTGGCTTTAAATTCTGGCCAAGCACTTATTATTGCTGGGGCTATTACCGCCTTAATGTGGTTAGCCGCCAGTCAAGTTGTTGAGAAGCAGCTTACCTTAGGCGATTTAATTATGGTTAATGCTTATATAATTCAGCTGTTTATTCCATTAAATTTTCTTGGTTTTGTCTATCGCGAAATTCGTCGGGCCCTAACCGATTTAGAAAATATGTTGGGGCTGTTAATGCGCCAACCTAAAATTAAGGATGACCAAAACGCCACCGAATTAAGCATAACAAAAGCTGCCATCCGTTTCGATAATGTCGATTTTGCCTATGACAGCAAAAGGCCAATTATACAAAAGCTTAGCTTTGACATCCCCGCTGGGCATAAAGTGGCTATTGTTGGCGCTAGCGGTGCCGGTAAAAGTACCATCAGCCGGTTGTTATATCGGTTCTATGATCTTGACAATGGCCAAATCTCAATTGACCAACAAAACATTAAAACCACCACTTTGGATAGTTTACGTAAAACCATCGCCATAGTACCGCAAGATACTGTGCTGTTTAATAGCAGTATCCGAGAGAATATTCGTTATGGTTTTCCTGATGCCACAGAGCAAGATATTGATACTGCAATAGATTTAGCTCACTTGCGCAAGTTTATTACTAGTTTGCCGCAAGGTGATGCTACTTTGGTGGGTGAGCGCGGTTTAAAAGTATCTGGCGGAGAAAAACAGCGTATTGCTATCGCAAGGGCTATATTAAAACGCGCGCCGATTCTAATATTTGATGAAGCAACATCTGCACTTGATTCAACCGCAGAGCAAGCCATACTTAGTGCTATGCGCGATGTTGCGCGTAATCACACCAGCCTAGTTATTGCCCATCGGTTATCAACTATTACTGATGCCGATAATATTATTGTGTTAAAACAAGGCCAACTGGTAGAGCAAGGTAGTCATCAACAACTATTACAGCTACAAGGTGAATACGCTAGAATGTGGCAATTACAACAACAGCAGCAAAGCCGTTAA
- a CDS encoding M2 family metallopeptidase, whose amino-acid sequence MKILKLSITAAIVSSALLLSACDSQQQNNLSVKQSTVTKQALTEADAVSFLAATEPKLIQLFLESSRAEWIYSNFITEDTASLSADINEKLTVEMIELATAAAKFDKVQLSADNRRKLDKLKLALTLPAPKDAAKTAEMAKIVADLGGTYGKGKYCKTDGTCMSLGEMSSVMATSRDYNEQLEMWQGWREISKPMRPMYQRLIELTNEGAKELGYADTGAMWRSKYDMPADDFAAELDRVWGQVKPLYDSLHCHVRAKLSEKYGADKVPLDKPIPAHLLGNMWAQSWGNIYDLVAPADADPGYDVTELLAKHNYDEVKMVKGAEGFFTSLGFAALPETFYQRSLFTKPADRDVECHASAWDLDAKDDLRIKMCIQRTGEEFSVIHHELGHNFYQRAYKDQPVYYQESANDGFHEAIGDTIALSVTPDYLKQIGLLDTVPDESKDLGLLMKMAMDKVAFIPFGLMVDQWRWQVFSGKIKPENYNDAWWQLREKYQGVTAPVARTETDFDPGAKYHVPGNVPYTRYFLAHILQFQFHKALCDIAGSEEAVHRCSIYNSKEAGAKLNQMLEMGSSQPWQEALAVVTGKPEMDATALLDYFAPLQTYLDEQNKGQQCGW is encoded by the coding sequence ATGAAAATCCTTAAACTCTCTATTACTGCGGCGATAGTAAGCTCAGCTTTATTATTAAGCGCTTGTGATAGCCAGCAACAAAATAATCTAAGCGTTAAACAAAGCACGGTAACTAAACAAGCGTTAACCGAAGCTGATGCAGTGTCTTTTCTAGCCGCTACCGAACCTAAGCTAATTCAATTGTTTTTAGAATCTAGCCGCGCCGAATGGATTTACTCTAACTTTATAACCGAAGATACTGCCTCTTTATCAGCTGATATTAATGAAAAATTGACGGTTGAGATGATTGAGCTAGCCACTGCCGCGGCTAAGTTCGATAAGGTGCAACTGTCTGCTGATAATCGGCGTAAATTAGATAAGTTAAAGCTAGCTTTAACCTTGCCGGCCCCCAAAGATGCTGCAAAAACGGCTGAAATGGCAAAAATTGTCGCTGATTTAGGCGGCACTTATGGTAAAGGTAAATATTGTAAAACCGACGGTACCTGCATGTCATTAGGCGAAATGTCTAGCGTGATGGCAACTAGCCGCGATTACAATGAACAACTTGAGATGTGGCAAGGTTGGCGTGAAATAAGCAAGCCAATGCGTCCAATGTACCAGCGTTTAATTGAGTTAACTAATGAAGGTGCTAAAGAACTAGGTTATGCCGATACCGGTGCCATGTGGCGGTCGAAATACGATATGCCAGCCGATGATTTTGCTGCCGAGTTAGATCGGGTTTGGGGCCAAGTTAAACCGTTATACGACTCTTTACATTGTCATGTTCGGGCCAAATTGTCTGAAAAATATGGCGCCGATAAAGTGCCACTCGACAAACCCATTCCAGCCCATTTACTCGGTAATATGTGGGCGCAAAGTTGGGGTAATATTTACGATTTAGTCGCGCCTGCAGATGCTGATCCTGGTTATGATGTGACTGAATTACTGGCTAAGCACAATTACGATGAAGTAAAAATGGTTAAAGGAGCTGAGGGCTTTTTTACCTCGTTAGGCTTTGCTGCTCTACCGGAAACATTTTACCAGCGGTCGTTATTTACTAAACCTGCCGATCGTGACGTAGAGTGTCATGCCTCAGCTTGGGACTTAGATGCTAAAGACGATTTACGAATTAAAATGTGTATCCAGCGCACCGGTGAAGAGTTTTCAGTTATCCACCATGAACTGGGGCATAACTTCTATCAACGTGCCTATAAAGATCAGCCCGTATATTATCAAGAAAGTGCTAACGATGGTTTCCATGAAGCTATTGGTGACACCATAGCGTTATCAGTAACACCTGATTACTTAAAGCAAATTGGTTTACTTGATACCGTACCTGATGAGTCTAAAGATCTGGGCTTATTAATGAAAATGGCTATGGATAAAGTCGCCTTTATCCCCTTTGGTTTAATGGTTGATCAGTGGCGCTGGCAGGTATTTAGCGGCAAAATTAAACCTGAGAATTACAATGATGCTTGGTGGCAGTTACGGGAAAAATATCAAGGTGTAACTGCACCTGTCGCCCGCACTGAAACTGACTTTGACCCAGGTGCAAAGTACCATGTACCGGGCAATGTACCCTACACTCGTTATTTTTTAGCCCACATATTGCAGTTCCAGTTCCACAAAGCATTATGTGATATTGCCGGCAGTGAAGAAGCTGTGCATCGCTGTTCTATTTACAACAGCAAAGAAGCCGGTGCTAAGCTAAATCAAATGCTAGAAATGGGCTCTAGCCAACCTTGGCAAGAAGCGTTGGCAGTGGTGACAGGTAAACCAGAAATGGATGCTACGGCATTACTCGATTATTTCGCACCTTTACAAACCTACTTAGATGAACAAAATAAAGGCCAACAATGTGGTTGGTAG